The Mus caroli unplaced genomic scaffold, CAROLI_EIJ_v1.1 scaffold_19231_1, whole genome shotgun sequence genome includes the window ttaaatgaaaaccatTTGGGGGTCctgttaaaacattaaaaatccagAAAGAATCAGGATAGGAATTATCCCAGCCTGGTTCCTGAAGTGGGGTCAAGAAGTTGAACCCCGCCTCCCACCTGGACCAGGCTTTATGTTAAGCTGGCAGGCCTCAGGCTCGTATCCATGAGCAGATAGAATTGAttaatcacaaagaaagctgCAATGACCTGAAGATGGTTTCCTGAAGTGTCCATGGGCCTTTCATAGATGGTGTCCATTCTGAAGAAGGGAATAGAGGTACCGACTGGGGGTCTGAAGACAAAAGGTGCTCTTTCAGTAACACCTTGTCCCTTTTTCTCagtacaaagaaaaggaaggtcCAGGGAAGTCAGTAGAAACCACTCCCTGCTGCAACTCGAAAGTGTCTGTCAGGGCAGATGTGGATGGAGCTGACCATGTCTCAGGGCAGATGTGGATGGAGCTGACCATGTCTCAGGGCAGATGTGGACGGAGCTGACCATATCTCAGCACACCTCTTCTTTGGAAGGAGAGCAGCCAGAGAAGAAGTTGCTATTGCAGGCCAGAGCtcgtttctttttcttccctgtgGCCTTATTTTCTTGGGATTCTGTTGCTCTGTGTCTTATGGCTGGGAGGTCTAAGGAAACTGCAAGATCAGTCTCCCGCAACAGAGCCTGGTCCATATCACACATCTCTTTAAGGAGCTTTGTATTGGGAGTGGCACAGACAGGGTTGAAGAAGCTCAGTCCTGGGGTCACCTCTGTAGGGTCGTCCAGTTTGAAGGAGCCATCAGTATCCTGGTTCCACTCAACAGTACCCAAGCTCTCTTCTTCTTGCTGGCGGTTCCGGCACTTTGTGGGGTCACAGCCACAGGCCACACAGCAGTCCACCCCTTGTTTCCTGCACCCACAGTGTTTGTTCCTACACCATCCCTTGCAGGAACACCCTTGGATAGTCTTCCTGGACACTTTTGCCAGTTTCCTTGGTTTCCACTCCTTATCATTTCCATCACTATCTTCAGATTCACTCGTGGAATGCTCTGAATGATACTTTACATCATCAGTGTCCATGCTTTGATTCAGGAACTTGCCTGTAACACAGAATGCTTTGAGTGGAGGTGGGATGTAGTCAAAAGTAGAGTCTGGAGATTGAAGGCCATCCTTGGGAAGATGAGATTTCTGGTCTTTGGCTCCTTGAAGGAGACTCAGTTTCTGCCTGATGGCTTCATTCTCTTGGAGAAGCTGCTGGTTTTGCTCACATAATTCTTGCATTTTCCTAAACTGATCCTCCTGACACTGCAATGTGTTCAGCAGCTGCTGTTCCTTTCCACTAACTGACACCTCCAGtttcttctctgccatttggcTTTGCTGCAGCTGACTGAGAAGGTAGAGTACCTTTTCTTGGTGCTTTCGCTCCACCTTGAGCAGCTCAGCTTTCAACTCTGTCTCTACCTCAACAAGATGACCTTGCTCCTCAAATAGCATCTTCTGCATTTTAGAATGGCTTGCCTGGCTCTGTTTCAGGTTGCTTTCAAGCTCACTGACCTGAAGTTTGGAGGAAACCACCTCACCAACTAAATACTTTAGAGCACATTTGGCTTCGAGAACTGTGGCGATATTTTCCCAGTGTCGTTTTGGCCTGTCTTCACTTTCTGCATCCACGAGCTTTTGCTGTAGGTCAGCAATCTGAGCATTCCTGAGTTCCATTTCAGCCTCTAGGCTCCTAATCTGCTTTGTAATAGAATCCCCGGGCTCAGAAATAGGACCACATACTTCATCAGTAGGGGGTGTCCACTTCTGGAGCTTAGGAGGTGGGTTTTCCCCAGGTTCCTTGTTTTCTTTAAGTTGGGCCACATCCAGGGCTAGTATCTTCCGCTCTTCCAGAAGGTCATTCAGGTGGCGTTTGACTTCTTCAGTACTGACCATAACTTCAATTTCATTTGTAAGCCAGTTCTTCACTTGTGCTTCTGTGCCTTCTAGGCCACGGTTCTGCGTCTCTTTTCGCTTCTCCGCTGCTTCCCGTTGCTTTTGGAGGGCATCCTTGAGGCGCTTGTTTGCAGCTGCTGCCTCTTCAGTTTTACGCCTGAGCACGTTGGACTGTTTCTGGAAGTCTCTTTCAAGTTTAACCAGCTCGTACCTCCTTTTACGGTCTTGTTCTCTTAACTGGATTACTtccttgtctttttgttgtttccatTGTCTAGACTTCTCAGCATCTTCCTTCATCCGACGCATTAACTGGACTCGCTGGGTTTTCATCATCTGTATCTCCAGAGTCAGTTTGGAGACAGTATTCTCAGTGGACTCTTTCAGTTTCAGAAGTTTGGACTGTTCGTTTAGTTTCCTCTTCAAATCAGCTATTTGAGCCTCCAGCTCTTGGAGACATTTGCGGCGGTGCTCACTCAACTTGGCTTGGTTGACATCCTTCTTTGCCAACTGAAGATCCAGAAGCAATCGCTCCTTTTCCTTCTGCAGAGAGGTGACTTCTGATTCTAGACTTTTGATGTCAGTCTCATACTGGCAGTGAGTGGGCTGTAGTTGGCCACCATTGAAAGTTATCTTCCTAGCTAGGGCCTCTTTCACTGCAAGAGCTTTATTCAGCTCAGTAAGTTCCTTAGACATCTGAGCTTGGCGTAGAGCATGCTGTGTGGTGAAAGCATCAGAAGACCTCCCACTCTCTGGACTGATTGCCACTTGAGCTTCCATTGCCGATTCAGAGGCCACAACATTTTCATCTGATAGGTGAATGACAACTTGTTGCAGACTGCGAATTATCTCTACTTTTTCTATTAATGCCTGGTCTTCTAAAGTCTCCATTAGCTTTTGGAGATCTACTTTACAGGCTTCGTGATGCCTGAGCTCTTGCAGCTTGGTGTTCAGTTTCTCATTTGCTTGCTCTGTCACAATGATCCTTTCCAACATCTGGGCTGTCTGACCAGCTGCCTCGCTCAGAGCATGACTTAACTTTTCATTCTCCTCTCCCAGGGACTGATTCCTCTCCATCAGAGACTGGAGACTCTCTGATGGTTCTGCTTTTATAGATCCAGGCAGGCTACCTCCACGGGCCTGTAGCAATAAGACTCGTAGCTGTTGTACCTGATGCTTAAGCTGATTAAGTTCAACTGTCTGGGGATCCGTATTAATAACAGGtttgttcttgatttttctagctCTGTCAGCATAACGTAGGGTATTCAATGTTTCCTCTAGACTGGAGTCAGCAGGACTCACACAGGCAATCATAAGAGTGTGGCTATTGCCTCCTagagaatcttgaagcaatcgAGTTAACTTGGAATCTCTGTAGGGCACAAAGCTGCCTTTTTTGCCATCTCCAAGAGCGCTGATTACATTTCCCAAGCACAGGAGTCCTCGGTTAATATTAATACCTTCTCTCAATCGATCCCCTTCAGCCTTGgttttcttctgcctttctgATCCGGCAAGATCTACCAGACACAACTTAGAGTGAAAACTGCTGTTCTTGTCCGTTTTCTTCCTTTGCCTTATGGAAACTGTGAAGATGGCGTGAGATCGGGAAGACTGTGAATTCATAGCTGTGGCAGCCACAGTCCTGGCGTGGTTTCCCTGCTCCAAACAGGAAACCATGTCCGAGGCAACTGAAACCGTCTTCTCAGTGAGTCCTACAGTCTTTATTCCTGCCTTGGGATCTTCCCGGATATGTATTTGAGAAGCTCTCTCACAAGGTGAGCATAGAAGATCCAAAATTTCTTCATTGTAAATCTCCAAGTAAGACACTCTCAGTGTAAACTCGGagtctctcttttcttccatttctttaaaaagaagttgtATTACCCTAGGAATGACCCCGATGGTTGGTTCATTCTCTTGATCTGCACTATATGCACCTCCCATAGAGTAGGTTTTTCCAGAGCCAGTTTGTCCATAAGCCAGGACAGTGGCATTGTAACCGTTAAATATCCCTTTAATGAGCGGTGCTACTGCTGTGTTGAAAACCTCTTCCTGTTCAGTGGAAGGGTCAAACACAAAATCGTAGGTAAAGGATTTATCAGTACCAATCACCACCTGAGGCTTCCCAGGCACAAAGGAAAGGCACACCTGACAACCCTCACCGATCTCTTTCGGGACCAGAGGGCGGCACCTCAATGCCACCCTTACAGGAATTCCCTTTACCTCTTCCTTCATGATACTAGTTCAGCATCTGCTCAAAGTAATCACAAGTCCTTAGTCTTCCCTGTCTCCTCGTCCCCTCCCAACTGGAGTTTTAACCGCTGTTTCCCAGCCTCCTCAGAAGCAACAGCCAATCAGAGAGCAAGCAGCCTGTGGGCGGAGCCCCAGTGTGCTATAGTTATTGTTTGGAGTACACTCCAGCAACTTATATGAGGaatactgtttttgttgttgttgtttgtttgtttgttttcctgatggAATGTTTTTAGTATCTCTGTTGAAAACTATACTAGTGCTTTTATCTGCGTGTCTAACCCTTATGTTGATACCGTGTGATCTTAATATCATGGCATTGTGCTACATTTTGAAGAAGCCTCAATTCATTTTTCCTCAATTAACTGGTTTTTGCCTAGTTTGAGCCTCTTTGGTTTCCTAGTTTTAGGATAACCTTTCCAGTGACTACAAAATAGTCTGCTTGGACTGT containing:
- the LOC110289135 gene encoding chromosome-associated kinesin KIF4A-like encodes the protein MKEEVKGIPVRVALRCRPLVPKEIGEGCQVCLSFVPGKPQVVIGTDKSFTYDFVFDPSTEQEEVFNTAVAPLIKGIFNGYNATVLAYGQTGSGKTYSMGGAYSADQENEPTIGVIPRVIQLLFKEMEEKRDSEFTLRVSYLEIYNEEILDLLCSPCERASQIHIREDPKAGIKTVGLTEKTVSVASDMVSCLEQGNHARTVAATAMNSQSSRSHAIFTVSIRQRKKTDKNSSFHSKLCLVDLAGSERQKKTKAEGDRLREGININRGLLCLGNVISALGDGKKGSFVPYRDSKLTRLLQDSLGGNSHTLMIACVSPADSSLEETLNTLRYADRARKIKNKPVINTDPQTVELNQLKHQVQQLRVLLLQARGGSLPGSIKAEPSESLQSLMERNQSLGEENEKLSHALSEAAGQTAQMLERIIVTEQANEKLNTKLQELRHHEACKVDLQKLMETLEDQALIEKVEIIRSLQQVVIHLSDENVVASESAMEAQVAISPESGRSSDAFTTQHALRQAQMSKELTELNKALAVKEALARKITFNGGQLQPTHCQYETDIKSLESEVTSLQKEKERLLLDLQLAKKDVNQAKLSEHRRKCLQELEAQIADLKRKLNEQSKLLKLKESTENTVSKLTLEIQMMKTQRVQLMRRMKEDAEKSRQWKQQKDKEVIQLREQDRKRRYELVKLERDFQKQSNVLRRKTEEAAAANKRLKDALQKQREAAEKRKETQNRGLEGTEAQVKNWLTNEIEVMVSTEEVKRHLNDLLEERKILALDVAQLKENKEPGENPPPKLQKWTPPTDEVCGPISEPGDSITKQIRSLEAEMELRNAQIADLQQKLVDAESEDRPKRHWENIATVLEAKCALKYLVGEVVSSKLQVSELESNLKQSQASHSKMQKMLFEEQGHLVEVETELKAELLKVERKHQEKVLYLLSQLQQSQMAEKKLEVSVSGKEQQLLNTLQCQEDQFRKMQELCEQNQQLLQENEAIRQKLSLLQGAKDQKSHLPKDGLQSPDSTFDYIPPPLKAFCVTGKFLNQSMDTDDVKYHSEHSTSESEDSDGNDKEWKPRKLAKVSRKTIQGCSCKGWCRNKHCGCRKQGVDCCVACGCDPTKCRNRQQEEESLGTVEWNQDTDGSFKLDDPTEVTPGLSFFNPVCATPNTKLLKEMCDMDQALLRETDLAVSLDLPAIRHRATESQENKATGKKKKRALACNSNFFSGCSPSKEEVC